In Thermanaeromonas sp. C210, the following proteins share a genomic window:
- a CDS encoding recombinase family protein — protein sequence MRTLVPAHVAGRRLEVLTDPKDTLEQKGVNIGGYIRISTRKDSQLSSIENQKKLLSQWAEVNGYNLVRFYIDVKSGEYAYLRDEMNQLREDIRLGRIKGVVTKEISRTSRDVMDILELKREITYYGAFFISIKENYDSRTDDDEFLLVLHAALAQKERKTTASRVKVTQIIKAKEGKTNVPDPAYGYKLSEDGQHLVVNEDTAPIYRLIVEKFLEGWGQAKIAKYLNQLGIPSKRGCKWCSNAIKTILSNPVYLGITIYNTTTRVRDSSGKQKQVMRPKEEWIIREGTHEPLITPEEFEKVQQIMQRRREKDTKEWTCDRKYLGSSILRCAECGGKIFGFRYPKRVKGKKAEGKYLYYYRCMGTNGKCSPPMKYWHMERVDYLIMELFKSIFADKEKLMQAIKEQSSIFDQDTDALAGEREKVRQRLDQIEKAMRKQQVAYEEDVITLEEYRERIAELREERHLLMQKLENLNEKLARSDTLMDRLNAIYEKISKKLDKIHELPYEEKITYVSTTFEAIYLRSDYTISDVVFKLT from the coding sequence ATGAGGACCCTCGTGCCTGCCCATGTGGCTGGCCGGAGGCTGGAGGTCCTCACCGATCCGAAAGATACCCTAGAGCAAAAGGGGGTGAACATCGGCGGCTATATAAGGATCTCCACCCGTAAGGACAGCCAGCTCTCCAGCATTGAAAACCAGAAAAAGCTGCTCTCGCAATGGGCTGAGGTCAACGGCTACAACCTGGTCCGGTTCTATATCGACGTGAAGTCAGGCGAGTACGCCTACCTGCGGGACGAGATGAACCAGCTAAGGGAGGATATACGCCTGGGCAGAATTAAGGGAGTGGTCACCAAGGAAATATCGCGGACCAGCAGGGACGTAATGGATATACTGGAACTTAAGAGGGAGATAACGTACTACGGTGCCTTCTTCATTTCCATTAAGGAGAACTATGACAGCCGCACGGACGACGACGAATTTCTGCTGGTCCTGCACGCCGCCCTGGCGCAGAAGGAGCGCAAGACGACTGCCAGCAGGGTGAAAGTGACCCAAATCATCAAAGCTAAAGAGGGCAAGACCAATGTGCCCGATCCTGCTTACGGCTACAAGCTGAGCGAGGACGGCCAGCACCTGGTTGTGAACGAAGATACGGCCCCCATTTACCGGCTGATAGTCGAGAAGTTTCTGGAAGGATGGGGCCAGGCCAAAATCGCCAAATACCTTAACCAGTTAGGGATACCGAGCAAGCGCGGGTGCAAATGGTGCAGCAACGCTATAAAGACCATACTTTCCAATCCTGTTTACCTGGGGATAACGATTTATAATACTACTACCAGGGTCAGGGACTCGTCCGGTAAGCAGAAGCAAGTAATGCGGCCAAAGGAGGAGTGGATAATCCGGGAGGGCACTCACGAACCTTTAATTACCCCGGAAGAGTTCGAAAAGGTCCAGCAGATAATGCAGAGGAGGCGGGAAAAGGACACCAAAGAGTGGACATGCGACCGTAAGTACTTGGGTTCTAGCATCTTGCGGTGTGCTGAGTGCGGGGGGAAAATATTCGGCTTCCGCTACCCCAAAAGGGTCAAAGGGAAAAAAGCGGAGGGCAAATATCTCTATTATTACCGTTGCATGGGAACAAATGGCAAGTGCAGCCCGCCTATGAAGTACTGGCATATGGAAAGGGTCGATTACCTCATAATGGAGCTCTTCAAGAGTATATTTGCTGACAAGGAAAAGCTCATGCAGGCTATAAAGGAGCAGAGCAGTATCTTCGATCAGGACACGGATGCCCTGGCCGGGGAAAGAGAAAAGGTCAGGCAGAGGCTCGACCAAATCGAGAAGGCCATGAGAAAACAGCAGGTGGCTTACGAGGAGGATGTTATCACCCTGGAGGAGTACCGGGAGAGGATAGCCGAGCTGAGGGAAGAAAGGCACCTGCTAATGCAAAAACTGGAGAACCTTAACGAAAAGTTGGCCAGAAGCGACACGTTAATGGACAGGCTGAACGCGATTTACGAAAAGATTTCTAAGAAGCTGGACAAGATCCACGAGCTCCCCTATGAAGAAAAAATCACTTATGTGAGCACAACTTTTGAAGCAATATACCTCCGCAGCGACTACACCATCTCGGATGTAGTTTTTAAATTGACCTAG
- a CDS encoding IS1634 family transposase, translated as MYIRTVSRKNKDGSVVRYIQLAHNVWDPKAGYPKAKVLYNFGREEEVDREALVRLVKSITRFLGPEEALCTQAELNGGTPLKFISSRPMGGVWVLNELWNRLGINRVLAGLLAKRKFQAPVERAIFAMVANRALNPASKLKTEDWVSHDVFIPGLAEVPVQNLYRAMDFLLEAAEELQKDIFFSVAHLFNLEVDLLYFDTTSTYFEVEEEDNPEDNKQHLRRKGNFKDHRPDLPQAVIGLAVTRGGLPVRCWVWPGNTADMAVIEQVKKDLVGWQLGRVITVVDRGFASEDNLRYLQRAGGHYIAGEKMRGGKDTVAEALARPGRYKTVRDNLEVKEVIVGDGEKRVRYILVRNPKEAEKDRLEREEILARLKEELRAIGDLKGEPHTKACCQLIAHPTYGRYLKTDKKGQPYVDMAKVKAEEKLDGKYLLRTSDDTLSAEDVALGYKQLLEVEDAFRTMKQSLELRPIYHRLSDRIHAHVLLCWLGLLLIRVAETKVQDSWRNIRQTLERMHLGEFVGPEGRVLQRTETTPPQQHIFKALGIKEPPQIIAVEIKGQKQSLVTQAQKADP; from the coding sequence ATGTACATACGAACTGTTTCCCGCAAGAACAAGGACGGCTCTGTTGTCCGTTATATTCAGCTGGCCCACAACGTCTGGGACCCTAAAGCCGGCTACCCGAAAGCTAAAGTACTCTACAACTTCGGCCGTGAAGAGGAGGTAGACCGGGAAGCCCTGGTCCGCCTGGTAAAGAGTATTACGCGTTTTTTGGGACCGGAAGAGGCTTTATGCACCCAGGCAGAGTTAAATGGCGGCACTCCCCTGAAATTCATCTCCAGCCGGCCTATGGGTGGCGTCTGGGTGTTAAACGAGCTCTGGAACCGGCTGGGTATCAACCGGGTTTTGGCCGGATTGCTGGCCAAACGTAAGTTCCAGGCGCCGGTCGAACGGGCCATTTTCGCTATGGTAGCCAACCGGGCTTTGAACCCAGCCAGTAAACTTAAGACCGAGGATTGGGTCAGCCACGATGTTTTCATTCCCGGCCTTGCGGAGGTGCCGGTGCAAAACCTTTACCGGGCCATGGACTTCTTACTGGAAGCTGCTGAAGAACTGCAAAAGGATATCTTCTTCTCCGTGGCCCACCTCTTTAACCTGGAAGTCGATCTCTTATACTTCGATACCACCTCAACCTACTTTGAAGTAGAGGAAGAGGATAATCCTGAAGATAACAAGCAGCACTTACGCCGTAAAGGCAACTTTAAGGACCACCGGCCGGATTTACCGCAAGCTGTAATAGGTCTGGCTGTCACGAGGGGAGGCCTACCGGTACGCTGCTGGGTCTGGCCGGGCAATACCGCCGACATGGCGGTAATCGAGCAAGTCAAAAAGGACCTGGTGGGCTGGCAACTGGGCCGGGTCATCACCGTTGTTGACCGCGGTTTTGCTTCGGAAGATAATCTCCGTTACCTCCAGCGCGCCGGCGGCCATTATATTGCCGGTGAAAAGATGCGCGGCGGCAAAGATACAGTGGCAGAGGCCCTGGCCCGGCCGGGCCGTTACAAAACCGTCAGAGATAACCTTGAAGTTAAAGAAGTTATTGTCGGCGACGGTGAAAAAAGGGTACGGTATATCCTGGTACGCAACCCTAAAGAAGCAGAAAAAGACAGACTGGAGCGTGAGGAAATCCTGGCCCGCCTCAAAGAAGAACTAAGGGCTATCGGGGACCTTAAAGGCGAACCCCATACCAAAGCCTGTTGTCAACTCATCGCCCACCCCACCTATGGCCGCTATCTCAAGACCGACAAGAAGGGTCAACCGTATGTCGATATGGCCAAGGTAAAAGCCGAAGAAAAGCTGGACGGCAAATACCTGTTAAGAACCTCTGACGATACCTTAAGTGCTGAAGACGTAGCCCTGGGATATAAGCAGCTTCTCGAAGTAGAAGACGCCTTCCGCACCATGAAGCAGTCGCTAGAGCTGCGGCCTATTTATCATCGTCTGAGCGACCGCATCCATGCCCACGTCCTCCTGTGCTGGCTAGGGCTGCTCCTAATCCGGGTAGCTGAAACGAAAGTGCAGGATAGCTGGCGGAACATCCGCCAGACCCTAGAACGCATGCACCTGGGCGAATTTGTTGGTCCTGAGGGCAGGGTCCTTCAAAGGACGGAAACAACCCCACCACAGCAGCATATCTTTAAGGCCCTCGGGATAAAGGAGCCGCCGCAAATAATCGCGGTTGAAATAAAAGGCCAAAAGCAGTCCCTAGTAACACAAGCTCAAAAAGCCGATCCCTGA
- a CDS encoding helix-turn-helix domain-containing protein translates to MTLGERLRSLRKARNLKREQLAAAIGVTPRVITFYETNDREPSLRVLIALADFFDVSLDYLVGRSDNPRRR, encoded by the coding sequence GTGACCCTTGGAGAAAGGCTGCGGAGTCTGCGAAAGGCTAGAAACCTTAAGCGAGAACAATTAGCTGCTGCTATCGGGGTAACTCCAAGGGTAATAACCTTTTACGAAACAAATGATAGGGAACCGAGTTTAAGGGTTCTTATCGCCCTCGCCGACTTTTTCGACGTCTCCCTTGACTACCTTGTGGGCCGCTCGGACAATCCCCGGCGGCGGTAA
- a CDS encoding BrnT family toxin, whose translation MKITWFIMPPDRIRHIAKHSVTPEEVEQVAYEDRHHIVQRLKPSTSNPSENVYRLLGRTEAGRYLAVIFIYKGHGRAYLVTARDMTSAERRYYLAKRS comes from the coding sequence TTGAAGATAACATGGTTTATCATGCCGCCCGACCGTATTAGGCACATTGCTAAGCACTCCGTGACTCCTGAAGAAGTGGAGCAGGTAGCGTACGAAGACCGTCACCATATAGTGCAGCGGCTTAAGCCTTCCACGTCCAACCCTAGCGAGAATGTTTACCGCTTACTGGGGAGGACAGAAGCAGGGCGCTACCTGGCAGTAATATTTATCTATAAAGGCCACGGCCGCGCCTATCTCGTCACAGCCCGGGACATGACGTCAGCTGAAAGGAGGTACTACCTTGCGAAAAGAAGTTAA
- a CDS encoding helix-turn-helix domain-containing protein, translating to MDNAGRLREIRESKGLSGTKVAELLGISPQYYYELEKGKKRLNDELLMKLAELYNVSTDYLLGRTDDPRPVDQITLEAQKRIEEALHGDEELLAFWQELKEREELQLLFKQTRPLSPLSIKKIIKIIKAIEDAEAMED from the coding sequence ATGGATAATGCCGGTAGGTTAAGGGAGATCAGGGAAAGCAAAGGGTTAAGCGGCACAAAAGTAGCGGAGTTGCTCGGTATATCGCCGCAGTATTATTACGAGCTAGAAAAAGGTAAAAAACGCCTGAACGACGAACTTCTCATGAAGCTAGCGGAGCTGTACAATGTGTCAACGGACTACCTGCTTGGTCGTACCGATGATCCCCGGCCGGTAGACCAGATTACCCTTGAAGCCCAGAAGAGAATAGAAGAAGCGCTACACGGCGATGAAGAGCTCCTCGCCTTCTGGCAGGAGTTAAAGGAGCGCGAGGAGTTGCAGCTACTGTTCAAGCAAACACGACCCCTATCGCCGCTATCGATCAAGAAAATTATCAAGATAATCAAGGCCATAGAGGACGCAGAGGCCATGGAAGACTGA
- a CDS encoding manganese catalase family protein translates to MLRYQKLKYGGPDGELAASLRYLTQRYTMPIPQAKAVLTDIGTEELAHMEIVAALVYNLIKDASLEEIKRAGLDGYYADHDRALYFVNAEGAPWTAAYIQSKGDPITDLYENMAAEQKARSTYEYLFQLSDDPDVTDALKFLREREVVHFQRFGETLNLVYDYLQRKKYY, encoded by the coding sequence GTGCTCCGTTATCAAAAGTTGAAGTATGGCGGACCCGATGGGGAACTGGCTGCTTCCCTGCGTTATCTGACCCAGCGCTACACCATGCCCATCCCCCAGGCCAAGGCAGTACTAACGGACATCGGCACGGAAGAGCTGGCTCACATGGAGATTGTCGCCGCCCTGGTGTATAACTTGATTAAGGACGCTTCCTTAGAGGAGATTAAGCGAGCCGGGCTGGACGGCTACTATGCCGACCATGACCGGGCCCTGTATTTTGTTAACGCTGAAGGGGCTCCGTGGACGGCCGCCTACATCCAGTCCAAGGGCGATCCCATCACGGACCTTTATGAAAATATGGCCGCCGAGCAAAAGGCCCGTTCTACCTACGAATACCTGTTCCAGCTCTCCGATGACCCCGATGTGACAGATGCTTTAAAGTTCTTACGCGAAAGGGAGGTCGTCCATTTCCAGCGTTTCGGTGAAACGTTAAATTTGGTATACGATTATCTGCAGAGAAAAAAGTATTATTAA
- a CDS encoding CopG family antitoxin: protein MRKEVNLPASDDIERLADFFDRTDTQALDWEDTDVEFEKPELVHVSVRLPKEDVAAIKRAARKKGLGYTTYIRMVLREAIKREAGS from the coding sequence TTGCGAAAAGAAGTTAATCTTCCCGCCAGCGATGATATAGAAAGGCTTGCCGACTTTTTCGACCGTACTGATACCCAGGCGTTAGATTGGGAGGATACTGATGTTGAATTCGAAAAGCCTGAGCTCGTTCACGTATCGGTACGCTTACCCAAAGAAGATGTAGCCGCCATTAAAAGAGCCGCGAGGAAGAAGGGGCTAGGTTACACCACCTACATCCGGATGGTGCTGCGGGAAGCTATAAAAAGAGAGGCTGGGTCATAA